One Streptomyces sp. RPA4-2 genomic window carries:
- a CDS encoding FadR/GntR family transcriptional regulator, with translation MPLSHPRRSALSEQVIAELRNQITSGEWPVGSRIPTEPELVEQLGVARNTVREAVRALAHNGLLDIRQGSGTYVVATSELAGVMHRRFADAEPRHIAELRSTLESSAAKLAAERRTDRDLKQLDALLLRREDAWESGDTEAFVTADATFHLAVVAASHNDVMTAMYADLGEVLRDWLRDDVGEGLTPETYMDHARLVDAIRGGDTEAAAAEAAGYPFQCRPWLRRPASGD, from the coding sequence ATGCCGCTGAGCCACCCCCGCCGTTCGGCGCTGTCCGAGCAGGTCATCGCCGAGCTGCGGAACCAGATCACCTCCGGCGAGTGGCCGGTCGGCTCCCGCATCCCGACCGAACCGGAGCTCGTCGAACAACTGGGCGTCGCCCGCAACACGGTCCGGGAGGCCGTCCGGGCGCTCGCCCACAACGGCCTGCTCGACATCCGCCAGGGTTCGGGCACCTACGTCGTCGCGACCAGCGAACTCGCGGGCGTGATGCACCGCCGCTTCGCCGACGCCGAACCCCGGCACATCGCCGAGCTGCGTTCCACCCTGGAGTCGAGCGCCGCGAAGCTGGCCGCCGAACGGCGCACCGACCGCGATCTCAAGCAGCTCGACGCGCTGCTGCTCCGGCGCGAGGACGCCTGGGAGTCTGGCGACACGGAGGCCTTCGTGACCGCCGACGCGACCTTCCATCTGGCGGTGGTGGCCGCGTCCCACAACGACGTCATGACGGCGATGTACGCGGACCTGGGCGAGGTGCTGCGCGACTGGCTGCGCGACGACGTCGGCGAGGGGCTGACGCCGGAGACGTACATGGACCACGCGCGGCTCGTCGACGCGATCCGCGGGGGTGACACGGAGGCGGCGGCCGCGGAGGCCGCGGGCTACCCGTTCCAGTGCCGCCCGTGGCTCAGGCGTCCCGCTTCCGGTGACTGA
- the fabG gene encoding 3-oxoacyl-[acyl-carrier-protein] reductase, with protein MSRSVLVTGGNRGIGLAIARAFADAGDKVAITYRSGEPPAALTALGCLAVKCDITDTEQVEQAYKEIEAEHGPVEILVANAGVTKDQLLMRMSEEDFTSVLDTNLTGTFRVVKRANRGMLRAKKGRVVLISSVVGLLGSAGQSNYAASKAALVGFARSLARELGSRNITFNVVAPGFVDTDMTKVLTDEQRAGIVAQVPLGRYAQPEEIAAAVRFLASDDASYITGAVIPVDGGLGMGH; from the coding sequence TTGAGCCGCTCGGTTCTCGTCACCGGAGGCAACCGGGGCATCGGCCTCGCCATCGCCCGCGCGTTCGCCGATGCCGGCGACAAAGTCGCGATCACATACCGCTCGGGTGAGCCGCCGGCCGCCCTCACCGCCCTGGGCTGCCTCGCCGTCAAGTGCGACATCACCGACACCGAGCAGGTGGAGCAGGCCTACAAGGAGATCGAGGCCGAGCACGGTCCCGTCGAGATCCTGGTCGCCAACGCCGGTGTCACCAAGGACCAGCTCCTGATGCGCATGTCCGAGGAGGACTTCACCTCCGTCCTCGACACGAACCTCACCGGCACCTTCCGGGTCGTCAAGCGCGCCAACCGCGGCATGCTCCGCGCCAAGAAGGGGCGCGTCGTCCTCATCTCCTCGGTCGTGGGGCTGCTGGGCTCCGCGGGACAGTCGAACTACGCCGCCTCCAAGGCCGCTCTGGTCGGCTTCGCGCGGTCGCTCGCGCGGGAGCTCGGCTCGCGGAACATCACCTTCAACGTCGTCGCGCCCGGTTTCGTCGACACCGACATGACCAAGGTGCTCACCGACGAGCAGCGTGCGGGCATCGTCGCCCAGGTGCCGCTCGGCCGGTACGCGCAGCCCGAGGAGATCGCCGCCGCGGTGCGGTTCCTCGCCTCGGACGACGCCTCGTACATCACTGGAGCCGTCATTCCGGTTGACGGCGGACTGGGAATGGGTCACTGA
- the serB gene encoding phosphoserine phosphatase SerB — MSATQTPDTPTLLVKIFGKDRPGITAGLFDTLAAFSVDVVDIEQVVTRGRIVLCALVTEPPSGLEGDLRATVHSWADSMKMQAEIISGLGDNRPRGMGRSHVTVLGHPLTAESTASIAARITKTGGNIDRIFRLAKYPVTAVEFAVSGAETEALRTALVTEAAALGVDIAVVASGLHRRAQRLVVMDVDSTLIQDEVIELFAAHAGCEAEVAEVTAAAMRGEMDFEESLHARVALLKGLDASVVNKVREEVRLTPGARTLIRTLKRLGFQVGVVSGGFTQITDDLKERLGLDFAQANTLEIADGKLTGRVTGEIVDRAGKARLLRRFAAEAGVPLVQTVAIGDGANDLDMLNAAGLGVAFNAKPVVREAAHTAVNFPFLDTVLYLLGVTREEVEAADMHLDDH; from the coding sequence ATGAGCGCTACGCAGACCCCCGATACCCCCACCCTCCTTGTCAAGATCTTCGGCAAGGACCGGCCGGGCATCACGGCCGGACTCTTCGACACCCTCGCCGCCTTCTCCGTCGACGTGGTCGACATCGAGCAGGTCGTCACCCGTGGCCGGATCGTGCTGTGCGCGCTCGTGACCGAGCCGCCCTCCGGTCTGGAGGGCGATCTGCGGGCCACCGTGCACAGCTGGGCGGACTCGATGAAGATGCAGGCGGAGATCATCTCCGGCCTCGGCGACAACCGGCCGCGCGGCATGGGGCGTTCGCACGTCACCGTGCTCGGACATCCGCTCACCGCCGAGTCGACGGCCTCGATCGCCGCGCGGATCACCAAGACCGGCGGGAACATCGACCGTATCTTCCGGCTCGCCAAGTACCCGGTGACGGCGGTGGAGTTCGCCGTGTCCGGTGCGGAGACCGAGGCGCTGCGCACCGCGCTGGTGACGGAGGCCGCGGCGCTCGGGGTGGACATCGCCGTGGTCGCGTCGGGGCTGCACCGGCGGGCCCAGCGGCTGGTCGTCATGGACGTGGACTCGACGCTGATCCAGGACGAGGTGATCGAGCTCTTCGCCGCGCACGCCGGGTGCGAGGCCGAGGTCGCCGAGGTGACGGCCGCCGCGATGCGCGGGGAAATGGACTTCGAGGAGTCGCTGCACGCGCGCGTGGCGCTGCTGAAGGGGCTGGACGCCTCGGTGGTGAACAAGGTGCGCGAGGAGGTACGGCTGACGCCCGGCGCGCGCACCCTGATCCGTACGCTGAAGCGCCTCGGCTTCCAAGTCGGTGTCGTGTCGGGCGGGTTCACCCAGATCACGGACGACCTGAAGGAGCGGCTCGGGCTCGACTTCGCGCAGGCCAACACGCTGGAGATCGCCGACGGGAAACTGACCGGCCGGGTCACCGGCGAGATCGTGGACCGGGCGGGCAAGGCACGGCTGCTGCGCCGGTTCGCGGCGGAGGCGGGGGTACCGCTCGTCCAGACCGTGGCGATCGGTGACGGCGCCAACGACCTCGACATGCTCAACGCGGCGGGTCTCGGTGTCGCGTTCAACGCCAAGCCCGTCGTACGGGAGGCCGCGCACACCGCGGTGAACTTCCCCTTCCTGGACACCGTGCTGTATCTGCTGGGGGTCACCCGCGAAGAGGTCGAGGCGGCGGACATGCATCTGGACGACCACTGA
- a CDS encoding streptophobe family protein — MSIDTVGRGRRVPWGDVLLSAIASVSWALIAMAGTAALGLHLVGADEAGSLGPMTAAVVALGANGAVEPSGNVSAFGLKGAEAHTAIQITPLGVGLVGALLLSYFFLRSLRGAGVVIAPSELLARAGAVVVLFVATLGGLAWAGHDVITIDGNKLGLDRVTGGGLGKITDKLPGGLGDLGGLLPGRIDDLVDAKAAVGFTVDTVPTLLGGAAWAAGVLVISLLASRRTPLPRGWEGVHRMVRPAASALVTVALVAVVAGLAAAAYAAIGDPHPKLIAGAALLGAPNGVWLGVPIGLLVPWDGRATGELATLLPDPLDRLLSADSGRPVTLGRLAELDGRVWLLGVAAALMMLFAGVLAATRTPFVRRRAAASGGIPGAPDVRGVGALGFAGRCALRLGIATALALPLLAWLTDVSVDASLSVFGIDAFGAGIRLHGHLGIALLFGAVWGAGAGAAGALLAYAGGAAGRRAAPLALGDADAPGPPPHAGPPPRSGPYAPSAPYRPANPDTNPYLRLPDELREPRGGQPPERKRAPDDVYGAPTVVRPLPQPPGPRRRPPGQSVPPPPQPPPDQGQPPPPGPRRRD, encoded by the coding sequence ATGAGCATCGACACCGTGGGGCGCGGCAGGCGCGTGCCGTGGGGGGATGTGCTGCTGTCCGCGATCGCCTCGGTGAGCTGGGCGTTGATCGCGATGGCGGGCACGGCCGCGCTCGGCCTCCATCTGGTGGGCGCGGACGAGGCCGGCTCGCTCGGGCCGATGACCGCGGCCGTGGTGGCACTGGGCGCGAACGGCGCGGTCGAACCGTCCGGCAACGTGTCGGCCTTCGGGCTGAAGGGCGCCGAGGCGCACACGGCCATCCAGATCACGCCACTGGGTGTGGGACTGGTCGGCGCGCTGCTGCTCTCCTACTTCTTCCTGCGCTCCTTGCGGGGAGCGGGAGTTGTGATCGCGCCGTCCGAACTCCTGGCGCGCGCGGGCGCGGTGGTCGTCCTGTTCGTGGCGACCCTGGGCGGACTCGCCTGGGCCGGTCACGACGTCATCACCATCGACGGGAACAAGCTCGGACTCGACAGGGTGACGGGCGGCGGGCTCGGGAAGATCACCGACAAGCTGCCGGGCGGGCTCGGCGACCTCGGTGGACTGCTGCCGGGCAGGATCGACGACCTCGTGGACGCGAAGGCGGCGGTGGGATTCACCGTGGACACGGTGCCCACACTGCTCGGCGGTGCCGCCTGGGCCGCCGGAGTCCTGGTGATCTCCCTGCTGGCCTCCCGGCGCACCCCCCTGCCGCGCGGCTGGGAGGGTGTGCACCGGATGGTGCGGCCGGCCGCGTCCGCGCTGGTCACGGTGGCACTGGTGGCGGTCGTCGCGGGGCTCGCGGCGGCGGCGTACGCGGCGATCGGCGACCCCCACCCCAAGCTGATCGCGGGCGCGGCGCTGCTCGGCGCGCCCAACGGGGTGTGGCTCGGTGTGCCGATCGGTCTCCTCGTCCCCTGGGACGGCAGGGCCACCGGCGAACTCGCCACACTGCTCCCCGACCCCCTGGACAGGCTGCTGAGTGCCGACTCCGGCCGGCCCGTGACCCTGGGCCGTCTCGCGGAACTCGACGGTCGTGTCTGGCTGTTGGGGGTCGCGGCAGCGCTCATGATGCTCTTCGCGGGCGTCCTCGCTGCCACGCGTACGCCTTTTGTACGGCGGCGGGCTGCCGCTTCCGGGGGGATCCCGGGTGCCCCCGATGTACGAGGCGTGGGCGCCCTCGGGTTCGCCGGTCGCTGCGCTCTTCGGCTGGGCATCGCGACGGCGCTGGCACTGCCGCTGCTGGCGTGGCTGACGGACGTGTCCGTGGACGCCTCGCTGTCGGTGTTCGGCATCGACGCGTTCGGCGCCGGGATCCGGCTGCACGGCCATCTGGGCATCGCACTGCTGTTCGGCGCCGTGTGGGGCGCGGGCGCGGGGGCGGCCGGCGCGCTGCTGGCGTACGCGGGCGGCGCCGCGGGACGGCGGGCGGCGCCCCTGGCACTGGGTGACGCCGACGCCCCCGGCCCGCCGCCCCACGCCGGTCCCCCGCCGCGGTCGGGGCCGTACGCGCCGAGCGCGCCGTACCGGCCCGCGAACCCCGACACCAATCCGTATCTGCGGCTGCCCGACGAGCTGCGGGAGCCGCGCGGCGGGCAGCCGCCCGAGCGGAAACGGGCGCCCGACGACGTGTACGGCGCGCCGACGGTCGTCCGGCCGCTGCCACAGCCGCCGGGACCGCGCAGGCGGCCACCCGGGCAGAGCGTGCCCCCTCCCCCGCAGCCCCCGCCCGACCAGGGCCAGCCTCCGCCGCCCGGCCCCCGGCGGCGTGACTGA
- a CDS encoding histidine phosphatase family protein, whose protein sequence is MSVAEPRRIVLFRHAKADWPQVSDHERPLADRGRTDAAIAGRRLADTGIPFDLALCSTAARTRETWKLAVHEFPHRPKTVYEERLYEASPGELIAVLNETPDDAQDVLLIGHNPGIQGLAEVLAGQAEGEARARMTERGFPTAAFAVLSFDGSWKSLEPGVTTLIDYWAPTE, encoded by the coding sequence ATGAGCGTCGCAGAACCCCGCAGGATTGTCCTCTTCCGGCATGCGAAAGCCGACTGGCCACAGGTGTCCGACCATGAGCGGCCGCTCGCTGACCGGGGCCGTACGGACGCCGCTATCGCCGGACGCAGGCTGGCCGACACCGGCATCCCCTTCGATCTGGCCCTCTGCTCCACCGCGGCCCGGACCCGTGAGACCTGGAAGCTCGCCGTCCATGAGTTCCCGCACCGGCCGAAAACGGTCTATGAGGAGCGGCTCTACGAGGCCTCGCCGGGCGAGCTGATCGCCGTACTCAACGAAACCCCGGACGATGCCCAGGACGTGCTCCTGATCGGGCACAATCCCGGCATCCAGGGCCTCGCCGAGGTACTGGCCGGCCAGGCCGAGGGCGAGGCCCGCGCCCGGATGACCGAGCGCGGCTTCCCCACCGCGGCCTTCGCCGTGCTGTCCTTCGACGGTTCCTGGAAATCACTGGAGCCGGGCGTGACCACGCTGATCGACTACTGGGCACCCACCGAGTAA
- a CDS encoding SGM_5486 family transporter-associated protein yields MPVLDPNPQNGQKKMLLVFGTFLAITVIIAVIATIASP; encoded by the coding sequence ATGCCAGTGCTCGATCCGAACCCCCAGAACGGCCAGAAGAAGATGCTGCTCGTCTTCGGCACGTTCCTCGCCATCACCGTGATCATCGCCGTCATCGCGACCATCGCCTCTCCGTGA
- the fabI gene encoding enoyl-ACP reductase FabI: MSGILEGKRVLITGVLMESSIAFHTAKLAQEQGAEIILTAFPRPTLTERIAKKLPKPTKVIELDVTNDEHLGRLADIVGEELGSLDGVVHSIGFAPQDALGGNFLNTPFESVATAMHVSAFSLKSLTMACLPLMQNGGSVVGLTFDAQYAWPQYDWMGPAKAALEATSRYMARDLGKQNIRCNLISAGPIGSMAAKSIPGFSDLAAVWDTRSPLEWDLKDPEPAGKGVVALLSDWFPKTTGEIIHVDGGLHAIGA; encoded by the coding sequence ATGAGTGGAATCCTCGAGGGCAAGCGCGTCCTGATCACCGGTGTGCTGATGGAGTCCTCCATCGCGTTCCACACCGCCAAGCTGGCCCAGGAGCAGGGCGCCGAGATCATCCTGACCGCGTTCCCGCGGCCCACGCTGACCGAGCGCATCGCCAAGAAGCTCCCCAAGCCGACCAAGGTCATCGAGCTCGACGTCACCAACGACGAGCACCTCGGGCGGCTGGCCGACATCGTCGGCGAGGAGCTGGGCAGCCTCGACGGCGTCGTGCACTCCATCGGCTTCGCGCCGCAGGACGCACTCGGCGGCAACTTCCTCAACACGCCGTTCGAGTCGGTGGCCACCGCCATGCACGTCTCGGCGTTCTCCCTGAAGTCGCTGACCATGGCCTGCCTTCCGCTGATGCAGAACGGCGGCTCGGTCGTCGGCCTCACCTTCGACGCGCAGTACGCCTGGCCGCAGTACGACTGGATGGGCCCGGCCAAGGCCGCCCTGGAGGCCACCAGCCGCTACATGGCGCGCGACCTGGGCAAGCAGAACATCCGCTGCAACCTCATCTCGGCGGGCCCCATCGGTTCCATGGCCGCCAAGTCCATCCCGGGCTTCAGCGACCTGGCCGCCGTGTGGGACACCCGCTCCCCGCTGGAGTGGGACCTGAAGGACCCGGAGCCGGCCGGCAAGGGCGTCGTCGCCCTGCTGAGCGACTGGTTCCCGAAGACCACCGGTGAGATCATCCACGTCGACGGCGGTCTGCACGCGATCGGCGCGTAG
- a CDS encoding TldD/PmbA family protein: MPHSIDEAFTALPLRALADAALARARALGAEHADFRCERVRSASWRLRDAKPAGSSDTTDLGYAVRVVHGGTWGFASGVDLTMDAAAKVASQAVAMAKLSAQVIKAAGSDERVELAGEPVHAEKTWVSSYDIDPFSVPAEEKAGLLSDWSARLLAADGVNHVDASLLTVHENKFYADTAGTVTTQQRVRLHPQLTAVAVDESSGEFDSMRTIAPPAGRGWEYLTGTGWDWDSELERIPELLAEKMRAPSVQSGLYDLVVDPSNLWLTIHESIGHATELDRALGYEAAYAGTSFATFDQLGKLRYGSERMNVTGDRTAEHGLATIGYDDEGVEGQSWDLVKDGTLVGYQLDRRIARLTGFERSNGCAYADSPGHVPVQRMANVSLQPDPAGLSTEDLIGGVDRGIYVVGDRSWSIDMQRYNFQFTGQRFFRIENGRITGQLRDVAYQATTTDFWGSMAAVGGPQTYVLGGAFNCGKAQPGQVAAVSHGCPSALFKGVNILNTTQEAGR; this comes from the coding sequence GTGCCTCATTCCATCGACGAAGCCTTCACGGCACTGCCGCTGCGCGCCCTCGCCGACGCCGCGCTGGCGCGCGCCCGTGCCCTGGGCGCCGAGCACGCGGACTTCCGGTGCGAACGGGTGCGCAGCGCGTCCTGGCGGCTGCGCGACGCCAAACCCGCCGGATCGTCGGACACCACCGACCTGGGGTACGCGGTGCGGGTGGTGCACGGCGGGACCTGGGGGTTCGCGTCGGGCGTGGATCTGACGATGGACGCGGCCGCGAAGGTCGCCTCGCAGGCCGTCGCGATGGCGAAGCTCTCGGCCCAGGTGATCAAGGCGGCGGGTTCCGACGAGCGGGTGGAGCTGGCCGGCGAACCGGTGCACGCCGAGAAGACCTGGGTCTCGTCGTACGACATCGACCCCTTCTCCGTGCCGGCCGAGGAGAAGGCCGGGCTGCTCTCGGACTGGAGTGCCCGGCTGCTGGCGGCCGATGGCGTCAACCACGTCGACGCCTCGCTGCTGACCGTGCACGAGAACAAGTTCTACGCCGACACCGCGGGGACCGTCACCACGCAGCAGCGCGTCCGGCTGCACCCGCAGCTGACCGCCGTCGCCGTCGACGAGTCGAGCGGCGAGTTCGACTCGATGCGCACCATCGCGCCCCCGGCCGGGCGCGGCTGGGAGTACCTGACGGGCACCGGCTGGGACTGGGACTCCGAGCTGGAGCGGATCCCCGAGCTGCTCGCCGAGAAGATGCGGGCACCGAGCGTCCAGTCGGGGCTGTACGACCTCGTGGTCGACCCCTCCAACCTGTGGCTGACCATCCACGAGTCCATCGGCCACGCCACCGAGCTGGACCGCGCGCTGGGCTACGAGGCGGCGTACGCGGGCACCTCCTTCGCCACCTTCGACCAGCTCGGCAAGTTGAGGTACGGCTCCGAGCGGATGAACGTCACCGGTGACCGCACCGCCGAGCACGGCCTCGCGACCATCGGGTACGACGACGAGGGCGTCGAGGGCCAGTCCTGGGACCTGGTGAAGGACGGCACGCTCGTCGGGTACCAGCTCGACCGCCGTATCGCCCGGCTGACCGGCTTCGAGCGTTCGAACGGATGCGCCTACGCCGACTCCCCCGGGCACGTGCCCGTGCAGCGGATGGCCAACGTGTCCCTGCAACCGGACCCCGCGGGGCTCTCCACCGAGGACCTGATCGGGGGTGTGGACCGCGGCATCTACGTCGTCGGCGACCGGTCCTGGTCGATCGACATGCAGCGCTACAACTTCCAGTTCACCGGGCAGCGGTTCTTCAGGATCGAGAACGGCCGGATCACCGGTCAGCTGCGCGATGTCGCGTACCAGGCGACGACGACGGACTTCTGGGGGTCCATGGCCGCGGTGGGCGGTCCGCAGACGTACGTCCTGGGCGGTGCCTTCAACTGCGGCAAGGCCCAGCCGGGCCAGGTCGCGGCGGTCTCGCACGGCTGCCCGTCCGCCCTCTTCAAGGGCGTCAACATTCTGAACACGACGCAGGAGGCCGGTCGATGA
- a CDS encoding CynX/NimT family MFS transporter, whose protein sequence is MAIEETRTTTSPPIRGCADQEPRSETASLQAPPRAWATRLVIVGIVLAALNLRPAITSFGALLEEVRDGLGMSGSVAGLLTSVPPFCFAVFGVMAPRLARRFGPGVVVCAGMVAITAGLAIRPYTGSAAGFLAASALALMGIAVSNVLMPVIVKRWFPDRVGSMTGLYSMALALGTSAAAALTVPMTDALGGSWRSGLAVWAGLAGVAVLPWIALVRTRGAASPGGERPPAAASAPPEPDGLRITRSRTAWALAVFFGLQATAAYITMGWMPQIFRDAGVSAGTAGLLLAVTMVMGVPLAFVIPRLATRLPHQGPIVVALGACGLAGYAGLYAAPAGGAWAWALLLGVSNCAFPLALTMVGMRARTGVGVAQLSAFAQSTGYLLSIPGPLLVGVLYQHSGGWGLPIALMAALMVPQIAVGVLAGRDRTVEDEATPVPRP, encoded by the coding sequence ATGGCCATCGAGGAAACCCGGACCACCACGTCCCCACCGATACGCGGCTGCGCGGATCAGGAGCCCAGGAGCGAGACGGCGTCCCTGCAAGCTCCCCCGCGCGCGTGGGCGACGCGGCTGGTGATCGTGGGCATCGTCCTCGCGGCCCTCAACCTGCGTCCCGCCATCACCAGCTTCGGCGCCCTCCTCGAAGAGGTGCGCGACGGACTCGGCATGAGCGGCAGCGTCGCCGGACTGCTCACCTCCGTGCCACCGTTCTGCTTCGCCGTCTTCGGCGTCATGGCGCCACGGCTCGCCCGCCGCTTCGGGCCCGGCGTGGTCGTCTGCGCCGGGATGGTCGCCATCACGGCGGGGCTCGCGATCCGCCCGTACACCGGGAGCGCGGCCGGCTTCCTGGCCGCCAGTGCCCTCGCGCTCATGGGCATCGCCGTCAGCAACGTGCTCATGCCGGTGATCGTCAAGCGCTGGTTCCCGGACCGGGTCGGCTCCATGACCGGCCTCTACTCGATGGCGCTCGCCCTGGGCACCTCGGCCGCGGCAGCCCTGACCGTGCCCATGACCGACGCCCTGGGCGGCAGTTGGCGCTCGGGGCTGGCTGTGTGGGCGGGGCTCGCCGGGGTCGCCGTACTGCCGTGGATCGCGCTCGTCCGCACCCGGGGCGCCGCTTCCCCGGGCGGTGAGCGCCCGCCCGCCGCGGCCTCCGCCCCGCCCGAGCCCGACGGGCTGCGCATCACCCGCAGCCGGACCGCCTGGGCCCTCGCCGTCTTCTTCGGACTCCAGGCCACCGCCGCCTACATCACGATGGGCTGGATGCCGCAGATCTTCCGCGACGCGGGCGTCTCCGCGGGCACCGCGGGACTGCTTCTCGCCGTCACGATGGTGATGGGCGTGCCGCTGGCCTTCGTCATCCCGCGCCTGGCCACCCGGCTGCCCCACCAGGGGCCCATCGTGGTCGCGCTCGGCGCCTGCGGACTCGCCGGGTACGCGGGTCTCTACGCCGCCCCGGCCGGCGGCGCCTGGGCCTGGGCCCTGCTGCTCGGCGTCTCCAACTGCGCCTTCCCGCTCGCCCTCACCATGGTCGGCATGCGCGCCCGGACCGGGGTGGGTGTCGCCCAGCTCTCGGCCTTCGCGCAGAGCACCGGCTATCTGCTCTCGATCCCGGGACCCCTGCTCGTCGGCGTGCTCTACCAGCACAGCGGCGGCTGGGGCCTGCCGATCGCGCTCATGGCCGCGCTGATGGTCCCGCAGATCGCGGTGGGCGTCCTGGCGGGCCGCGACCGCACGGTCGAGGACGAGGCCACCCCCGTACCCCGCCCCTGA
- a CDS encoding metallopeptidase TldD-related protein, with protein sequence MSERTNKPNKPHEVVERALELSRADGCVVIADEHSTANLRWAGNALTTNGVTRGRTLTVVATVDGREGTASGVVSRAAVTSDELEPLVRAAEAAARGAGPAEDAQPLVTGVPESPDFTDAPAETSSTVFADFAPALGESFARARAGGRELYGFANHELVSSYLGTSTGLRLRHDQPNGTLELNAKSPDRTRSAWAGRSTRDFKDVDPAALDAELAVRLGWAERRVDLPAGRYETLLPPTAVADLLIYQMWSAAARDAAEGRTVFSKPGGGTRVGERLTELPLTLRSDPNEPGLESAPFVLTHSSGDDASVFDNGLPLSATDWVSQGTLARLSTTRHSAGLTGLPVAPTIGNLILDGGEDRSLEEMVAATERGLLLTCLWYIREVDPATLLLTGLTRDGVYLVENGQVVGEVNNFRFNESPVDLLSRATEAGRTEKTLPREWSDWFTRAAMPALRVPDFNMSSVSQGV encoded by the coding sequence ATGAGCGAGCGCACCAACAAGCCGAACAAGCCGCACGAGGTCGTCGAGCGCGCCCTCGAACTCTCCCGCGCCGACGGCTGTGTGGTGATCGCCGACGAGCACTCGACCGCGAACCTGCGCTGGGCGGGCAACGCGCTGACCACGAACGGGGTGACGCGGGGGCGCACGCTCACCGTCGTCGCGACCGTCGACGGCCGTGAGGGCACGGCGTCCGGGGTCGTCTCGCGCGCGGCGGTGACCTCGGACGAGCTGGAGCCGCTGGTGCGGGCCGCGGAGGCGGCGGCACGCGGCGCGGGCCCCGCCGAGGACGCCCAGCCGCTGGTCACGGGGGTACCGGAGTCCCCGGACTTCACGGACGCGCCCGCCGAGACCTCCTCCACCGTCTTCGCGGACTTCGCCCCCGCGCTCGGCGAGTCGTTCGCCCGCGCGCGGGCGGGCGGCCGTGAGCTGTACGGCTTCGCCAACCACGAGCTGGTCTCCAGCTATCTCGGTACGTCGACGGGGCTGCGTCTGCGGCACGACCAGCCCAACGGGACACTGGAGCTCAACGCCAAGTCGCCGGACCGTACGCGCTCGGCGTGGGCGGGGCGCTCCACCCGTGACTTCAAGGACGTCGATCCGGCGGCGCTCGACGCCGAGCTGGCCGTCCGGCTGGGCTGGGCCGAGCGGCGCGTCGACCTGCCGGCGGGGCGCTACGAGACGCTGCTGCCGCCGACCGCCGTCGCGGACCTGCTGATCTACCAGATGTGGTCGGCGGCGGCCCGGGACGCGGCCGAGGGCAGGACAGTCTTCAGCAAGCCCGGCGGCGGCACCCGCGTCGGCGAGAGGCTCACCGAGCTGCCGCTGACGCTGCGCAGCGACCCGAACGAGCCGGGGCTGGAGTCCGCGCCCTTCGTGCTCACGCACTCCTCCGGCGACGACGCGTCCGTGTTCGACAACGGGCTCCCGTTGTCCGCGACGGACTGGGTGAGCCAGGGCACGCTGGCCCGTCTCTCCACCACCCGGCACAGCGCCGGCCTGACCGGGCTGCCCGTCGCGCCGACGATCGGGAACCTGATCCTGGACGGCGGCGAGGACCGCTCCCTGGAGGAGATGGTCGCCGCCACCGAGCGCGGGCTGCTGCTGACCTGCCTCTGGTACATCCGCGAGGTCGACCCGGCGACGCTGCTGCTCACGGGACTGACCCGGGACGGCGTCTACCTCGTCGAGAACGGGCAGGTCGTCGGCGAGGTGAACAACTTCCGGTTCAACGAGTCGCCGGTGGACCTGCTGTCGCGGGCGACGGAGGCGGGGCGCACGGAAAAGACATTGCCGCGCGAATGGAGCGATTGGTTCACTCGTGCTGCGATGCCCGCGCTGAGGGTGCCCGACTTCAACATGAGCTCTGTCAGCCAGGGCGTATAA